The following proteins are co-located in the Neodiprion virginianus isolate iyNeoVirg1 chromosome 6, iyNeoVirg1.1, whole genome shotgun sequence genome:
- the LOC124306611 gene encoding glucosidase 2 subunit beta: MNNALVLAAVIGLFTCRHVAGSQVHRVRGVPISKTSLYPADRDFQCLDGSLFIPFNRVNDDYCDCADGSDEPATSACSNGSFFCHNPGHRPQYIPSSWVNDGVCDCCDASDEYASGKSCVDNCHELGKEARIEAQRLAELAKEGNKIRLEMMNRGKQIKTEQQSQIVKLRADYEEAERMKKEKEVIKNQVEEREKIALEKYKPAEPERIINDPEEDEISSNEAEDYFNHLDSDSSGTVTVAELQVRQTFDVNRNGEVSLDEAKYFLNNKEEVTLQEFLDSAWANVKPYVMLEEGTFKQPNQEESETGEHDDPERSKEEEEEHEAEGEENAEDAEIESEPPAPQYDEETQILISEADKGRSQFKDAENAVKDLLAELRKLEDQIDRDYGPDQEFAPLDGQCFDYTDIEYVYTFCPFGKATQKSKSGGSEVILGHWHEWVEFKGNRYSAMKFDRGLACWNGPTRSTTVHLSCGTENKILAVSEPSRCEYAMEFATPAVCHVDGIGDSHDEL; this comes from the exons ATGAACAACGCACTAGTCCTCGCTGCGGTTATCGGTTTATTTACATGCCGCCACGTAGCCGGTTCGCAGGTTCATCGCGTCCGTGGCGTGCCGATATCAAAAACGTCGTTGTACCCTGCCGACCGTGATTTCCAGTGTCTGGACGGCAGTCTGTTCATACCGTTTAACCGGGTGAACGACGATTACTGCGATTGTGCCGATGGGAGCGACGAACCGGCCACCTCGGCATGCTCAAACGGCTCTTTCTTCTGTCACAATCCCGGTCACAGGCCGCAGTACATTCCGTCAAGCTGGGTGAATGACGGTGTCTGTGACTGCTGCGATGCAAGCGATGAGTATGCCTCCGGGAAGTCCTGCGTCGACAACTGCCATGAGCTTGGCAAGGAGGCAAGGATCGAGGCGCAGCGACTCGCTGAGCTGGCTAAGGAAGGTAACAAAATTCGACTGGAGATGATGAACAGGGGTAAGCAGATTAAGACTGAACAACAATCGCAAATCGTTAAACTGCGCGCTGATTACGAGGAAGCTGAGCGTatgaagaaggagaaggaggtGATCAAAAATCAGGTGGAGGAAAGGGAGAAGATCGCACTTGAGAAATACAAACCTGCCGAACCTGAAAGAATAATCAATGATCCCGAAGAGGATGAGATTAGTTCCAATGAGGCGGAGGACTACTTTAATCATCTTGATTCTGACTCCAGTGGCACTGTCACTGTTGCTGAACTTCAAGTCAGACAAACCTTTGATGTCAACAGAAACGGAGAGGTTTCTCTCGACGAAGCCAAATACTTCTTGAACAATAAGGAAGAAGTTACGCTTCAGGAATTCTTAGATTCTGCTTGGGCTAACGTTAAACCCTACGTTATGCTGGAGGAAG GCACGTTCAAGCAGCCGAATCAAGAAGAAAGTGAAACTGGAGAACACGACGATCCCGAGCGTTCtaaagaggaggaggaagaacaCGAAGCTGAAGGCGAAGAGAATGCAGAGGATGCAGAGATTGAAAGTGAACCTCCAGCGCCGCAGTACGACGAAGAGACACAAATATTGATAAGCGAGGCAGACAAGGGACGAAGTCAGTTTAAAGATGCTGAAAATGCTGTGAAGGATCTTTTGGCGGAATTGAGGAAGCTGGAGGACCAGATAGATCGAGATTATGGTCCTGACCAAGAATTTGCACCTCTGGATGGGCAGTGCTTCGACTATACTGACATTGAATATGTATACACCTTCTGTCCGTTTGGAAAAGCAACTCAGAAATCAAAGTCTGGTGGTTCGGAAGTGATCCTTGGTCACTGGCACGAGTGGGTAGAGTTTAAGGGAAACAGATATTCAGCCATGAAGTTTGATCGAGGACTTGCTTGTTGGAATGGACCAACGAGATCCACGACTGTCCATTTATCTTGTggaactgaaaataaaattttagctGTGTCAGAGCCAAGTCGATGCGAATATGCCATGGAATTTGCCACTCCTGCTGTTTGTCATGTTGACGGGATCGGTGATTCGCACGACGAACTTTaa